The sequence below is a genomic window from Ovis canadensis isolate MfBH-ARS-UI-01 breed Bighorn chromosome 1, ARS-UI_OviCan_v2, whole genome shotgun sequence.
CTCTTCTCTGATTCTGCTCTCACTTGACTGTACTCAACAGCTTTGCAAAAACTAAAGCCTAGTCCCCAATTCCCTCTCTATCTCTAACCCCGCCTAATCATAGCTTCCAGGATAAGACCTCCCCCTAATATCCCAACATGGTCTCAAGTGTACTCCTAGAATGGTCTAAagggaaaacagaattttaagtgCCATGAAGGTGATAGAATTGTCAGAAAGCATATGAAATCAACTAGTAAGTTGTGCGCTATCTGTCACGGTACGTTCTGTAACAGTATAcaaatcaaaatacaaaaaaagacagagggaggagtgagagagaaagagagagagagagaaacagggaaaAGCTGTCAGTGCCATCTTGTGGAAAGACCTATATTAAAATGTCCAAGGTAATCTGGCCACACCCCAGATTACATCAGAGCCTGTACACTCAATACCAATGTGCACCCAATAGACAGCAGGATAGCATCACCATTCATTTATAGGCAATGGTGATGGTTGATGGAGAGTCCATCCCAATTGCTTGCTTCCTGGGCCATGGCCCGTTATTAAATAATTTGTATATCATCCATAACTATATGAACACCACATAAAACCCACATACCTCCAATACCATATTTACAAAACTCACACCCAAACTATTCTATTTGGTTCCTGCATACAGTACAGTTCTCCAAATGTAGAAAATTTGCATGGACCTATCACAACAATCcatcccccaaacacacacacacacacttagactGCAGTTGCTTAgagtataacttttttttttgaaaaataaacttgattttatttcacttcttaAGTTTATCAGCAATTATTTCTCAGGACTTCCttcatgatccagtggttaaaattctgtgcttctactgctgggggagggggtggtggagagggcatgggttagatccctggtctgggaactaagatcccacgtgctattATGGATggtacaaaagaaaaattatttctcttctttccttttatttgaatATTCCCATCTGTACTGGTTTCCTATTGCCACATAAGAAATTATCCCAAAATTTGATGGTTTAAAATGTTAAGTATTTATTATCTCAGAGTTTCGATGCATGAGAATTCAAGGGAGGCTTAGCTGGGTGATTCTGGCCCAGGGATCTGTGAGGCTATTGTCAAGATGTTGGGCAGGTAGTCTAAAGTCTTGATGGAGCCAGAAGATCCACTTCCAAAATAGCCAGACCCCTTCCACGAGGTTGATACGAAGCCTCCCGCATGGATCTCTCATGAGACTCCTCACAACACAGCAGCTGGCTTCTCCCACAAAAGAGCAAGTCAAAAACCATACCATCTTTTATGACTTTACCTAGGAAGTCACATAGATGGGTAAagttataaagggcttccctggtggctgtaaCAGTGacgatctgcctgcaatgcaggagacgcaggttccatccctgggtggggaagataccctcgagaaaggaatgactacccactgtagtattcttgcctggagaattccacggaaaGAAGggactggtggactacagtccatggggtcacaaagagtcagtcatgactgagcgattttcagtCACTGCAAACTTCCACTTCCACTTAAGTTTGCCTTCTCTCTTCCATTCAGAAGGGAAtgtggaattccatcatttccacaAAATCCTGTTGATGACACAAACCAGCCCTAACAATGTGGGAAAGGATTGCACAAGACAGGAGATGGTTCCCTACGTGGGGAGCATCTTTAAGGCTGGCTACCACACCATCCCTTCTTAAACTCAGTTTCCACATCATAGGGTCCCACGTCTGAACTGTGTTAAGACAAAAGGAGATCAGAACATTTAAGACACTGGGAGCTCTGGCTGCAGTCTAAGGGCCACAGGAACACAGATCCAAACAATCCTCTGCCTTGGTAAGACACAGGGACCGACTTGGAGGAAGGAATTCTCTGACTCTGGCTTCGGCTCCAGTTGCCGCTGGTATCAGGCCATCGGGGAACTGAGGCTTCGCCATCGAGGAGGACAAGGTCAAAACATTCTTACCAGCTGGGGAAGTGGGAGGTAGACAGCCCTAAAACCACTATATTGGACTTTCAAAGAATGTTATTTCCAGCATTTCACAAcagacagtgaacaaaacagaaggAAGATCCTGTCCTCCTAAGACTGTGCTGGTGCTTCCAACCCAAGCTTTCCTTTCCCCTACAGGCTTCTTTCGTGCTTGTTATTTTTACTGCACAATTAACTTTTCAATATACATGATCTGATTGTCTTTGATGAGTAATCCAATACTTTATTATATGCTATGAGAACAATTACCAAATCTCCCCCCAGTATGTTGTAAATTCTTGAAGTCAGGGAAATTAAGCTTATTATTCAGCCTACCATCAGTGTCAACAGATAATTCTCCAGGAAAATGTCCCCCTCaacacactcacatatacatGTGATCAAACACGTGCACACAACAGGAGCAGAGCTCTGCAAAGAGCAAGGTTTATTCATCCCTTTTCACAAAACAGTAACTAGACTTAGCCAGGATCATATTGACATAGTCATTCTCTTCTTAAAAGCACAGACATGTAAAAAGCATATTTCAAGAAGATGCCAAACAGCACCTAAATAGTCCTCAAACTCATCCAATTAAAAAGGCTCACAAAcactccagcaggaagaaagaTTTCCTTCCGGCCCATCAACAACAAGTTGCCCACCAGTTGTAGCCAATGAAGAATCATCACTGCCCTCCTCATTTTTGTCCTTTCCTCTATAAAAGCAAGCCCCGCTCCTCTGTTCCCTGGACTTGCCTATAGTTTGtcagaattttgttgttgctgctgtttagtcactaagtcatgttggacccttcgcaaccccatggactacagtccaccaggcttctctgtccgtggaatttcccaggcaaggttgccatttccttctccaggggatcatcccaactcagggattgaatgcatgtctcctgcaccgcagacagattctttaatgctgagccactggggaagcgctTGCCATAGTCTGCTTGTCTCAAATTGCAAGTCTTTACTATTCCTGAATAAACTCATTttgctggtgaaaaaaaaaaaagacacaaacatcCATTGTCACAAAGTCCTGGAGACTTGCCTACACTCCCAGAAATGTACTTTCACAGTCtggcatatacatattttttcattcatttaacatttttgagCACCGTGTATCAGGCTCTATATTAGAtgtatgaaattcaaagatggaATGACACAAACAGATAAACTAACTGCTCTACCAGgagtacatatttatataaaatgagatGGGGATAGAGATTAAATTTTCCTGAAGGTCAGGTAACACTTTACAGAAGAGTAAAAAAAGAAGCTCAGTATTGCCTGGGCCTGGGGCCTATGTGTAAGAAGCTGACATTGTTTTAGTTGCAAGAATCCTAGCCAAGAAACCACCTTAAAGGAGTTTTTCTTTCAGTGTGAGGCCCCGGGCCCAAGACAGAAAATTAGATAGTATTCTCGACAAGGGGACATAGACCAAGGCAGAAACCCCTTTCACGCAGGGTCTGTTAAAAGCCAGAGGCAGAGCAATAGAAATGGAGGAGAAATTcctacaaaggaagcccaaaatGGGTTAATGGATGCACTTCGACCCCTGCAGAGACCCCATAGGAATCTCTGTCTCCCCTAGAAATGTCTTCTTTCTGGAAAAGATGGGCTTTGCCCTGGATCTCAAGGAGGCAAGGAATGGGCATAAGGAAGTGGGGAGAGATGTGAAAAATTCTTCCCTAATGAATGAGGGAGCGAAGAAAGGACCGcaaggaagaggaactaagaaaagTTCAATCTGAAAGGAGCAAGTGCCTCTTGTCACTGAGGGAGTGCAATCAGAAATGCTGAGCTAGGGGCTGACTGAAGCTGCTGGCAGGGGAGAAGAGGTAACTGGTGGCCGAGAGGAATAGTAGGAACACACTGGGATGGGCTAGAAAGAGCTGTGTTGAGTTGTGCAGGAAATGGGAGTGCAGATAGGAAGGACTTAATCAGGGCTGTGATTGttcagaagaaagggaaagggtaGATCTGGACGCTCCTGGAACCTGAGGAGAGTAGGTGGAAGCAATGCTTCAGTTGCCAGGATAAATGGTTAAGTGTGCTTTCCACAGGGTCAGAGCAGGCTTTGATCTTTGGAGGAagaaaaatttcttttcattttgctggaaCCAAGTGTGTGGGTGAGGGGTAGGTAGGGACAGGAGGGGGCATATGTCTTCATGGTTTCCTGGGCTTGGAATGAGACAGACCTTGGCTCAACCAGCCCagctacttactagctgtgtgtgcTTAGCTAAGTTAACCAACTTCTTTAAGCCTCATGTGCAGAAGGGATATAAAAATACCTTCCCCGTGCGGCTCTTCCAGAAAGCACCTGGCATGGGGCCTGGTACATAGGCAAATTCAATAACAGTTAACTATTTTCATAATTACAATTAGTCTGATTACTAGAAGCACATTGTTCAAATGAGGATATGAAACATTCAGATCACAATTAAGACACTGTGTTCAAATCTACTTCCCCACCTTCTATGAATGACACACAGAAACTCTAGCCTCTCCAGGGAAGGATGACTCACAGAACCTGGGACTTAGGAAACatgaagagaaattaagaaatcctgcaactgtttaaaataaataaattaattaattaaaataaagaaatcctGCAACTATTTAACCCACTGAGGGGCATGAGGATGGTTATGTAAAGAGGCAGTAACCTTCTGTTTAACTTTAGAATACAATACTGTTTTGTTAAAGATTCCAGAGCCAGAGTGCTAGGCTTCAAATCCCCTGCCACCAGTTATCTCTTGGTCAAGTTCCTGAACCTCTCCAGAGCtttagtgttctcatctgtaaaacagagttaATTAGATTACCTACCTCATAAGATTATTGTGGCAATTATAtcagttaatacatgtaaagcacttaggatAATACCTGATACATAGTAAATGGTCAATTTGTTAATCCTTTTAAGttgttgtctttgttgttgttgttgttatataattACTACCCCGGGTAAGATTTCAGGGCACCAGATGGCGGCAACACGgttgtatgtttttaattttccagCAGCGGAAAAATGAGAAGAGTCCCCTGTACAACAGTGATTCTCCCTTACTGGACAAGTTCTAAAAGTCACTGATAATGACTTGTCAGAGTCAGTGTAGAGAATATTCCGCCCTTAAGGATGATGTAGATTTACCATCTCTTAAACTCCTGGGCATCCACTGCGACGAAAGTTATGACAGGACCAGGCTCTTGGGCAGCAGGGGCAGATAGCAGGTGGTGCAATAACTCCCACCGACCGCCAGGGAGCAGCAGAGCTCGACCCGGGGTTGCTTCATCCACAGAAAACAATTCTGAATTCCTTCTAGGTTTTCCTTCTTAGCTGTTTCTGCGGCCCACCAATCTCCGTGCGCACCGCTGCAGTAATCCCGCCCATTACTGACAATCCAACCAATCAACGAGTGTCCTGCTTGGGGCCAGAGAGCTCCTCGCGGTCCCTCAGAGGCAGGAGTTCGGCACTCTAGCCCCGCCCCCTAAGCGGCTTGGCCAATCCCCCGCGGCGGTGTAGGACGTCGCCCAGGATCTGTCCCAGAGACCACGTGGTCCCAGGAGGCGCCACTGCCTGGTAGGTGGAGGGTTACCCGGCCTGAAGGCGGGTGGGCCGAGCGGAACCGACCGGCCTCACCCCCGGTGACTCGCTGTCCTGCGCCCTCTTTCAGCCATGGGCGTGCAGCCGCCCAACTTCTCGTGGGTGCTGCCCAGCCGGCTGGCGGGGCTGGCGCTGCCCCGGCTCCCCGCCCACTACCAGTTCCTGCTGGATCAAGGTGTACGGCATCTGGTGTCACTGACGGAGCGCGGGCCCCCGCACAGCGACAGCTGCCCCGGCCTCACCCTGCACCGACTGCGCATCCCAGACTTCTGCCCGCCGGGCCCGGAGCAAATCGACCGCTTTGTGAAGATTGTCCAGGAGGCCAACGCCAGGGGAGAGGTCAGCGGGCGGAGTCAGCGCGGGGAGGGAGGGACTTTGGGAGGAGTCAGCGGGGACACTCGGAGTTGCGGACGTCAAGGCCAGGGTTAATTTAACTGGGTTCCaggagaaagactgaaggaatgGTGAGGCCAGAAGACTATTGTAACCATTACACCAGTACAGAAAGCCGAAGCGGGAAGAGGGAGGAGTAAAAAGAGGGCCCAGCGGGAGAATTGGGTTTGAGGAGAGGCAACAAAGAACTAGCTAACGTGagttgaggaggagaaagggtggaCAGACTTTCTctggaaagaaagggagagatggGGGTTGAAGTCAAGGGCTATTGAGCAGACTCCAGAGCAAGGTTCTGTCCAAATGTAATGGAGCCTCTTTTAAAAAGGTAAACAAGCAGCAGGAGAAATTCGTCTTGATAGTATAATTTAACCCAGTAAGTCCAAAATAGTCTTTCAacatataagcaatataaaataaattcttaaccAGATATTTTCACTCTTCAATGCCCTACATCTTTAAAACTTGGTTGTATTTCACAAATGAGGGGCGGGAGAGTGTTGGGAGGGTGTCGAGCTCCACCCCACCCAGCTCCCCCTTCGCAGGCGGTGGCAGTGCACTGTGCCCTGGGCTTTGGCCGCACTGGCACCATGCTGGCCTGTTACCTGGTGAAGGAGCGGGGCCTGGCTGCCGGAGACGCCATCGCTGAGATCCGGCGCCTTCGACCTGGCTCCATCGAGACCTATGAGCAAGAGAAGGCGGTCTTCCAGTTCTACCAGCGAACGAAATAAGGGGCCTCCGTACCCTTCTGCCAGGCCCCCGCGGCCCTGATCTGTGCGTTAGCTGGGGCCAGAGACGCGGAAGTGGACTGAGTGCCAAGCTCTCCAGTACCCAGCTGGCCTAAGAGACTGAAGGAGCCCTTCCCTGCAGGCAGGTCCTGTTAGGAGGAGTGGCTGGAGCTGCACTGATGTGGGGgtccctctgctgctgccttGAATAAATGACTTAAAGAACAGCTCGCATTGCATAGCACTTTACAGAGTGCTCCCACACATCAACTTTTTTGAGCTTCTCAGTAGCCCTGTAATAAACAAAAAgctccccggtagctcagctggtaaagaatctgcctgcaatgtgggagacctgggttcaatacctggtttgggaagatcctctccggagggcgtggcaacctactcctgtattcttgcctggagaatcgccatggacagaagagcctgggggctacagtccatggggtcgcgaagagtcagacacaactgagtgagtaagcacagcacagcacaaaggaaaagcagaaaccATCCCTGTTCTttggatgaggtggccaaggCTCAGAAAGCTCCAAGGTCACACTTCTGGAAAGTAGAAGTGTGGGCCAGGACTATAGCAGGCATTTTCACCCTTTTAAAGATGCTGAAACTTATGTATCTGCCCTCTGAAAATATTTGATGTGTCTTCTGGGAAACTGGTCGGTGAAAAGGAAACCAATCCCTGGCAACCCAGGGTCTCTGATGCTGGCAGGCCAGGAGGGTACCTGTGGATGCAGCCCTTCAGTCCTGCCCACATGCCCCATGTGTGTTACCCCTTTAGCCCTCTTAAGACAGAGAAGGCGTGGATGCTGTGTTCACAGAGAATCACCATCTCTGCCTCCCTGGGTCTGGGCGCCTCTCCCCAGCCTTAGGCTGCTCGGCTCACCTGTGACCTCCAGCCTATTATGCTGCCCCACAGCTGAGGCTGAGGAGTGCCAGAACCCAGCCTCTCTGGGCAGAGGATATTAGATGATTAAATGAAGACATTCAGGGCTATGAACCTTGGCCATGTTTCTGAGATGTTACCTTCACTTCCCCCATTGAATCCCACTCtgccagcaccaccaccatcacacctGCAGCTTCGAGAGACAGGATGAGTGGGATAAACTAGGCAGGTGAACACTTTTTGCTTTAACTCCGGCCTGAGTGCCCTGTCTTCTCTTCTGGGATGGGCAGACCAGGCTAGATCAGGGATTCATCATGAAATGTGTACTCCATGCCTGTGGACCAGGCTTTGTTAGAAGCTGGGACTCTCTAGCTGTAGAACACGTAATTCACAGCCTCCTAGAGGAGGTGGGTTCAACAGTGTCCAACCACAGAGAATAGGTATTATGACAGATACACATTCCATCCAGTGGGACATAGAAGAGGAGAGGGTTCCTCCATAGAGCCCATTCTTTGTAGCCTAGCCACCACTAGCCCCAGGCCACCCACTCCTCACTGCGTCTTCCTTCCACTGCTACCCACTCAACTCTGCCCTCCTCCAACTCTTAGACAAAAGGAATATtcgccagttcagttcagtcgctcagtcacgtctcactctttgcaaccccatggactgcagcacaccaggcgtccctgtccatcaccaactcccggagcttactcagattcatgtccatagagctggtgatcccatccaagcatctcatcctctatcatctccttctcctgccttcagtctttcccagcatcagggtcttttctaatgagtcagttcttcacatcgagtggccaaaatattggagtttcaacttcagcatcagtccttccaatgaatattcaggactgatttcctttaggattgactggtttgatctctttgctgtccaagggactctcaagagtcttctccaacccacagttcaaaagcatcaatccaacTCTTAGACAAAAGGAATATTTACCAGAGTCTTGCCAATCTCACTCCTAAGTGAGAGAAAAGCTGGAAAGTGCCCTAGCCATCCCCCACTGCCCGCTTTTTCCTCTGTGTGTCAAATCTAGGTAATCAGTTTCTTCATTCTGTTCCCTTGGCCCCCACCCAGCTTACTCAGGTGAGGGCATCTCTCAAAGAGAAGAACGCACAATTCCAAGCATTCGGGCCAAAACAGAGGAGTGAGAAATGGATGACAAGAAATACTGAAGCCCTTACCCTCCCCCCATCAAAGTCTCCTCTTCCCTGCCCTCCCTCAACAGCATGGCCCGTCCTATTTCCTGATGCAAACCAGGGCCTCTTCCAAAGGGGTgtattgagtgtgtgtgtgcatgaaggCGGTGGGGAAGGAATGGTGTGAACAGCCCACTTCCTGGATCTGTTCCCTCCGATTACCAGGATTGGAGGAAAGCAGGGAGGCTTGAAGCTGCACTCCGGAGTTCCAGCCTATGGAGGTCACACAACCactgttcattctttctgcccCTCCGTTCCTATCTTACCCCATCCCCCCAGATCCTCTGCactgaaaaaaagaatctgcccttcccttcctcccaagcCTCCTTCAAAGGAGAGAAAATTTTTCTAACCCCATTAAAGCCCTGTGTGCAGCCTCCATCCCCATAATTTAAGCGGGTCTCCTCTGCCTCAAGAGTTCCACAGGcaaataaacatataattatgtgcttaaggaaatcagtttttaaataagTAAGGGTTGACTTGAGATGAAAAACtctgcccttctccttctgcctacCTTGGGAGGTAAGCATGAGTCTCCCTTTGGGCTCATTCCCACCCCCCAGTTTTTTGCCTTCCCACCACCCCCACTTCTGTGTATGACCACCAGTGAGGGACTACAGGTTAGCCGTGACCCTTCCCCATCCTCCCCCACAGTGTGATAACAGGTGAGAGGAACAAGCCACTTCCTTCGATAGAATCTCCATGTCGATCAGAGCAGGCTTGCTCAGCTCTAGCACTGCTGACACCTGGGGCTAGGTAGCTCTTTGCTGTGCTCTGTGAGAAAATTAGCAAGATCCCTGACATTTACcctggctcccctggtggctcagacggtaaagcatctgcctgcaatatgggagacccaggttcgatccctgggtcgggaaggtcctctggagatggaaatggcaacccactccagtacccttgcctggaagatcccacggacggaggaacctggtatgctacagtccatggggtcacaaagagttggacacgactgagcgacttgactttcctTTCCTGACATTTACCTATTAGATGCCAGAAGCATCCCCACCCACCTCCGCTCCACAAAAAATGTGACAACAGAAAGTGTCTTCAGACATTATCAATTGCTCCCTGGGAGGACAGAGTTGGCGCAGTTGAGAGCCACTGTCTCAGACCGACGAGCAGCAGGCACAGGCTTTCACTTCCTATGGGAGCAGAGATGGGGACACCCATAGGGGTTTCTCCTGTAGATTCGCACATCTTGATAGGGGAGAGAGGGCCAATCAGACACCACTACACACCATTACTTTTTCAAGCAGTGTTTGGCACCCGGCCCCAGTCCCTCACATCTTCCCAGGCTAGGTTTCCAAGAGGGTGATAGACACTATTAACTTTCTACACTCAGGAGGGCTCTATTCTCAATGAGTTGCTGGTGGGCGTAGCTTTAATGTCGGCTTCCACCCTCATGTTTTTAAAGTTTCACTCGTATTTATTCTCTGGCAGATGATCTGAGTTCCCTGCTGAATGGAGGCTTTTCTGT
It includes:
- the DUSP23 gene encoding dual specificity protein phosphatase 23; its protein translation is MGVQPPNFSWVLPSRLAGLALPRLPAHYQFLLDQGVRHLVSLTERGPPHSDSCPGLTLHRLRIPDFCPPGPEQIDRFVKIVQEANARGEAVAVHCALGFGRTGTMLACYLVKERGLAAGDAIAEIRRLRPGSIETYEQEKAVFQFYQRTK